A single region of the Drosophila miranda strain MSH22 chromosome 2, D.miranda_PacBio2.1, whole genome shotgun sequence genome encodes:
- the LOC117187077 gene encoding 60S ribosomal protein L13a-like — protein sequence MTFPCGSTNRTVVIDGRGHLLVRLASVVAKYLLQGGKVAVVRCEELNLSGHFYRNKIKFLAYLRKRCNVNPARGPFHVRATSRIFYKAVRGMIPHKTDRKYCQVGRLSHEVGWHYQDVIKSLERNRKLCVTLKHNRELKKLTLQAQENIAKAAEPFNKIIQEMRWS from the coding sequence ATGACGTTTCCGTGCGGTTCAACGAATAGGACCGTTGTTATTGATGGTCGCGGCCATTTGCTTGTCCGTCTGGCTTCCGTCGTCGCCAAGTACCTGTTGCAGGGCGGCAAGGTGGCCGTCGTGCGCTGCGAGGAGCTGAACCTCTCCGGCCACTTCTACAGAAACAAAATCAAGTTCTTGGCCTACTTGCGCAAGCGTTGCAACGTCAACCCAGCCCGTGGTCCCTTCCACGTCCGTGCCACGTCCAGGATCTTCTACAAGGCGGTCAGAGGTATGATCCCACACAAGACTGACCGCAAGTACTGCCAGGTCGGCCGCCTGTCGCACGAGGTTGGCTGGCACTACCAGGATGTGATCAAGAGCCTGGAGCGTAATCGCAAGTTGTGTGTCACCCTTAAGCACAACCGCGAGCTGAAGAAGCTGACTCTTCAGGCACAAGAAAACATTGCCAAGGCGGCTGAGCCCTTCAACAAAATcattcaagaaatgcgctggagttaa